Proteins from a single region of Butyrivibrio fibrisolvens:
- the sufC gene encoding Fe-S cluster assembly ATPase SufC, whose amino-acid sequence MSEQNLLQVSDLSVSVDEMQILHKLNLKVNPGETHVLMGPNGAGKSTLGNTLMGNPNYVVNEGKIFFDGQDITNLSTDKRAAAGMFMSFQNPLEVPGISLSAFIRNAIHSQTGKPIKLLAYKKLLESTMELLNMDPSYADRDLNVGFSGGEKKKAEILQLLMLSPRLAILDETDSGLDVDAVRTVSKGIEEYQKRENGALIIITHSTKILESLHVDHTHVLVKGELVASGDGSLVEEINANGFERFLKD is encoded by the coding sequence ATGTCTGAACAGAATCTTTTGCAGGTTAGTGATCTTTCAGTCTCAGTTGATGAGATGCAGATCCTGCATAAACTTAATTTAAAGGTTAATCCGGGGGAGACTCATGTACTCATGGGACCTAATGGTGCCGGTAAATCTACACTTGGTAATACTCTTATGGGTAACCCTAATTATGTAGTTAATGAAGGCAAGATCTTTTTTGACGGACAGGATATTACTAATCTTTCTACAGATAAGAGAGCAGCTGCCGGAATGTTCATGTCATTCCAGAATCCTTTAGAGGTTCCCGGAATCTCACTTTCAGCTTTTATAAGAAATGCCATCCACTCTCAGACTGGAAAGCCCATTAAGCTCCTTGCTTACAAGAAGCTTCTTGAGTCTACTATGGAGCTCCTTAATATGGATCCTTCATATGCAGATCGTGACCTTAACGTAGGTTTTTCCGGTGGTGAGAAAAAGAAGGCAGAGATCCTTCAGCTTCTTATGCTCAGCCCCCGTCTTGCGATCCTTGATGAGACTGACTCAGGACTTGACGTAGATGCAGTTCGTACAGTTTCCAAGGGTATTGAAGAATATCAGAAGAGGGAGAATGGTGCACTTATCATCATCACTCACTCAACCAAGATCCTTGAATCACTTCATGTTGATCATACACATGTTCTTGTAAAGGGTGAGCTTGTTGCATCCGGAGACGGATCACTTGTTGAAGAGATCAATGCCAACGGATTTGAGCGTTTTCTTAAGGACTGA
- the sufB gene encoding Fe-S cluster assembly protein SufB yields the protein MFDDIKKSVADINQSMYDFKDVETDKDFYREEAGFTKEIVEKVSKEKNDPEWMREFRLKCLDIYNNMEMPNWGPETDDLDMDLISSYVRSKTGMQGDWNDVPEDIKNTFEKLGIPQAERESLAGVGAQYDSELVYHNVKDEVAAQGVIYTDFESALHGEYADMVREHFMKLVPPTDHKYAALHGAVWSGGSFVYVPKGVKVEIPLQSYFRLNAAGAGQFEHTLIIVDEGADLHFIEGCSAPKYNVANLHAGCVELFVGKNARLRYSTIENWSKNMYNLNTKRALVEEGGVMEWVSGSFGSHTSYLYPMTILQGDHSKMEYTGITFAGKGQNLDTGAKVVHNGKYTSSVISTKSISKDGGIGTYRSSVTINSGAKHSKAVISCDSLMLDSKSRSDTIPGMDIRTNDADVGHEAKIGRISDDAVFYLMSRGIKEEDARAMIVSGFADPVSKELPLEYAVEMNNLIKLEMSGNM from the coding sequence ATGTTCGATGATATTAAAAAGTCAGTTGCTGATATCAATCAGTCAATGTACGACTTTAAAGATGTAGAAACAGATAAAGACTTTTATCGAGAAGAAGCCGGATTCACTAAAGAGATCGTTGAGAAGGTTTCTAAGGAAAAGAATGATCCCGAGTGGATGAGAGAGTTCCGATTAAAATGTCTTGATATATATAACAATATGGAGATGCCAAACTGGGGTCCTGAAACAGATGATCTTGATATGGACCTTATTTCTTCATATGTAAGATCAAAAACAGGAATGCAGGGCGACTGGAATGATGTTCCGGAAGATATCAAGAACACATTTGAAAAGCTTGGTATTCCTCAGGCAGAGAGAGAATCTCTTGCAGGTGTAGGAGCTCAGTACGATTCAGAGCTTGTATACCACAATGTTAAAGATGAAGTTGCAGCTCAAGGCGTAATCTATACAGACTTTGAGAGTGCTCTTCACGGCGAGTATGCAGATATGGTACGTGAACACTTTATGAAGCTCGTACCTCCGACTGATCACAAGTATGCAGCTCTTCACGGCGCAGTATGGTCAGGTGGATCATTTGTATATGTACCAAAGGGAGTTAAAGTAGAAATTCCGCTTCAGTCTTACTTCCGTCTTAATGCGGCTGGTGCAGGACAGTTTGAGCATACACTTATCATCGTAGATGAAGGCGCAGATCTTCATTTCATAGAAGGATGCTCTGCTCCTAAATATAACGTTGCCAATCTTCATGCTGGATGCGTTGAGCTTTTTGTTGGTAAGAATGCGAGACTTCGTTATTCTACAATTGAGAACTGGTCCAAGAACATGTACAACCTCAACACCAAGCGTGCCCTTGTTGAAGAAGGCGGCGTAATGGAATGGGTTTCAGGTTCATTCGGATCACATACATCATACCTTTATCCTATGACTATCCTTCAGGGTGACCATTCCAAGATGGAATACACAGGTATCACTTTTGCAGGTAAGGGTCAGAATCTGGATACAGGTGCCAAGGTTGTTCATAACGGTAAATACACATCATCCGTTATCAGTACTAAGTCTATAAGTAAAGATGGTGGTATCGGAACATACAGAAGTTCAGTAACCATCAACTCAGGAGCTAAGCACTCTAAGGCAGTTATCTCCTGTGATTCACTGATGCTTGATTCCAAGTCAAGATCAGATACAATCCCGGGAATGGATATCCGTACTAACGATGCAGACGTTGGACACGAAGCTAAGATCGGACGTATCAGTGATGATGCTGTATTCTATCTCATGAGCCGCGGTATCAAGGAAGAGGATGCAAGAGCCATGATAGTATCAGGCTTTGCAGA